A genome region from Procambarus clarkii isolate CNS0578487 chromosome 78, FALCON_Pclarkii_2.0, whole genome shotgun sequence includes the following:
- the LOC138357430 gene encoding uncharacterized protein — protein MKAEVADEGDAGEDETVSIKPVEDFDVEIAWLFDEGPALENEVSSNIQSEAVTYKSVDTVVEADEVVNYPAKFFNSLDLPNIPSHVRQLKIGLPIIMLRNINKPKHCNATRLAVKKINRRRRRSNNLTEPFKGEDVLIPRIPMIPTDMPFHFKRL, from the exons atgaaggcagaggtggccgacgagggagacgctggagaagatgagacagtatcgattaaaccggtagaagatttCGATGTAGAAATAgcctggctgtttgatgaaggtccagccctggagaatgaagtctcg tctaatattcaaagcgaggcagtcacatacaagtccgtcgacactgttgtggaagcagatgaagtggTTAATTATCCGGcaaaattttttaattcacttgaTCTGCCAaacataccatcacacgtacggcaattgaaaatcggtttgccaattatcatgttgcgaaatatcaataaGCCAAAACATTGCAACGctacgcgccttgcagtaaaaaaaattaatcggcgacgtcgtagaagcaacaatctaacAGAACCTTTCAAAggggaagatgtcctcattcctcgcattcctatgattccaacagatatgccatttcatttTAAGAGATTGTGA
- the LOC138357429 gene encoding uncharacterized protein encodes MPTCSTQTCFAEYIVNSQNGTQAAFIDLKSALDVAKGNIILEQLVEFGIKGNLRSWKKSYLSNKRASVLFKEVKSTRTDAFELGTPQGGVLRPMLFNILMHKLIHDIPVQPTETVICYADDICIMAHSKPRLQMLLDAFPKKVVECGFIISVDKTRVLIPYSLHANYTINEVPVENCESYKYLGVEVNDSNLISNLRKKTC; translated from the coding sequence ATGCCCACGTGTAGCAcgcaaacatgctttgctgaatatatTGTAAACTCCCAgaatgggacacaggcagcctttattgacctaaaatCAGCTTTAGATGTAGCGAAAGGCAatataatattagagcaacttgttgaatttggaatcaaaggtaatcttcgaaGTTGGaaaaagagctacctatccaacaagcgtgctagtgtcctatttaaagaagttaaaagtacaagaacagatgcatttgaactaggcacacctcaaggtggtgtcctaagaCCTATGCTCtttaatatacttatgcacaaactaaTCCATGACATACCGGTACAACCTACtgaaactgttatatgttatgctgatgatatttgtattatggcacacagtaaaccaaggctacaaatgttacttgatgcattccccaagaaagtagtagaatgtggcttcataatctctgttgataaaacaagggttctgaTTCCCTattctcttcatgctaactatactattaatgaagTGCCCGTGGAAAATTGTGAGTCATATAAATATCTTGGGGTCGAGGTTAATGATTCAAATCTCATCAGCAACTTGCGCAAAAAAACTTGTTGA